Genomic segment of Prochlorococcus marinus CUG1433:
CTTAGAGTATCAACTAATGCAAGAAGGAAATTCCTCAACAAAGAAGAATTGGATACTTTTGATTTTGAAGAATTAGTTAAAGAAAAGTTAGAAATTGTAAAAATGGATCATGCATTCCTATCAAGGAGTGTAAATCAAGGATTTTCTGGAGGTGAAAAAAAAAGAAATGAAATCCTGCAAATGGCTTTACTGGAGCCCAAGATAGCAATATTAGATGAGACCGATTCTGGTCTAGATATTGATGCTCTAAGAATAGTGGCATCAGGAATCAAAAAAATATCTAATGCACAAACTGGGATAATACTTATTACACACTATCAAAGATTATTAGATGAAATTGAACCAAATTATGTCCATGTTATGTCAGACGGACAAATCATAAAAACTGGTGATAGTGATCTTGCTCTAGAGCTTGAGAAAAAAGGGTATGAATGGACTGATAACTTTATAAAAGAGACCTAAATAAATGGAAATTATTGAAAAAATAAAAACAAATAAATCGATTGATAATCAAACAGAAATACAAAAAATCTGTCTAGATAAATTACAATCAAGTCCCCTCCCTAATCCTAAAAGTGAACAATGGAGACTTTCAAATAAATCAAAATTTTCAAACTTTTTAGACTTCTCGGTTAATGAAAAAGATCTAAAATTTGATACACCCTATCCGACAAATTCGCAAAATACTATTAGATTAATAATTGGCGAAAAGTATCAAATTAAATTAACAGAAAAAAATTATTCAATACAGCAATTAAGTGCAGATGAGTTAGATAAATATATCAAAGAACAGATATCCAGTTTTGATCAAAACGAAAATTGGAGTGACCTGTTGAATCTGTCTTTAAGTTGTAAAAAAAATATCTTAGGATTAAAGATCAATGGATCAAGAATCCCTCCTATTGAAATCTTTAGTCATGCATCAAGTAACTCTTTAAGCGCAAAAACACTAGTAATATTTTTAGAAAAGAATTGTGATGTTGAATTATTACAAGTAAATCTTGGCAAAGAAAACTCTTCGTTATCTCAATCAACTTTCTTTTTTTTAGAAGAAAATAGTTCTTTAAATCATGGTTTTGTTTCTTACGGTGAAAAAGGATCAAACTTATTAAATTCTCTCAATGTAATCCAACACAAAAATAGCAAATACAACTTGGGATCTTTACATTTCAAATTCAATTACGCAAGATTTGAAATTAATATTAAGCAATCTGAAGGAAACGCTAAAACAAATATCAAAGGTATGCAAATAACAAAAAAAGATGAACAAATTTCTACTTACACAAAAGTATTTTTTAATGGCCCTAATGGATTTCTAGATCAAATCAACAAATCACTTGCTGACGATAAATCACATGCAATATTTGAAGGTTCAATAATAGTTCCGAAAATTGCTCAGAAAACTGACGCTTCCCAATTAAGCAGAAATTTACTTTTATCAGATCTTGCACAAATAGATACCAAGCCTCAATTAGAAATAATTGCTGATGATGTCAAATGCAAACATGGAGCTACAATTTCGCAACTAAATGAAGAAGAACTTTTTTATATGCGAACAAGAGGGATCACGTTAGCAGAAGCAAGTAAACTACAATTAAGTTCTTACTTTCAAGAAATAATTTCATTTATTCCCGTTTCAAAAGATAGATGGGATTTGCTTGATAAACTTTTAAATGAGAATTAATGGAAACGATTCAAAATTTTCCTGAAATAACTAAGAAAGACTTTCCTCTTTTAAATAAGAACCTAAAAAATAATGAGCATATTATTTATTTAGACCATGCTGCAACAACTCAAAAACCAATACAAGTCTTAAAAAAAATTGATGAATTTTATAGAAACTTTAATGCAAATGTACACAGAGGCGCACATCAATTAAGTGCAAAAGCAACAGAAGAATTTGAAAATGCAAGATATTTAATTAGCAAATATATAAAATCGAATTCACCTAAAGAAATTATTTTCACAAGAAATGCTACTGAAGCAATTAATCTGGCTGCTAGATCATGGGGCGAATCTTCATTAAAAGAAAACGATGAAATTCTCTTATCAATAATGGAACATCATAGCAACATTGTTCCATGGCAAATGGTTGCAGCAAAAAATAAATGCAAATTAAAATTTATAGGTATTGATAAAAATGGGAAATTAGATATAGAAGATTTTAAATCAAAACTAACATCGAGAACTAAGCTTGTTAGCCTAGTACATGTTAGTAATACTCTAGGTTGCTGTAATCCGATCAAAGAGATAACTAAATTTGCTAAACAAAAAGGTTCTTTAGTTTTAATAGACGCATGTCAAAGTTTGGCGCATCAAAAACTAGATGTGATTGATCTTGATATAGATTTCTTAGCGGGATCAGGACATAAACTTTGCGGTCCTACAGGTATTGGTTTCCTCTGGTCAAGGAAAGAAATCCTAGAAAAGATTCCTCCTCTTTTTGGAGGTGGTGAAATGATTCAAGATGTTTTTGAAGAGACAAGTACTTGGGCAGAGCTACCTCATAAATTTGAAGCT
This window contains:
- the sufC gene encoding Fe-S cluster assembly ATPase SufC codes for the protein MQIKMKESEPILEVENLSASTDNLPILKGVSLTVYPGEIHAIMGRNGCGKSTLSKIIAGHPSYNITNGDIKFLGENINSLEPEERAQSGIFLGFQYPIEIPGVSNLEFLRVSTNARRKFLNKEELDTFDFEELVKEKLEIVKMDHAFLSRSVNQGFSGGEKKRNEILQMALLEPKIAILDETDSGLDIDALRIVASGIKKISNAQTGIILITHYQRLLDEIEPNYVHVMSDGQIIKTGDSDLALELEKKGYEWTDNFIKET
- a CDS encoding SufD family Fe-S cluster assembly protein → MEIIEKIKTNKSIDNQTEIQKICLDKLQSSPLPNPKSEQWRLSNKSKFSNFLDFSVNEKDLKFDTPYPTNSQNTIRLIIGEKYQIKLTEKNYSIQQLSADELDKYIKEQISSFDQNENWSDLLNLSLSCKKNILGLKINGSRIPPIEIFSHASSNSLSAKTLVIFLEKNCDVELLQVNLGKENSSLSQSTFFFLEENSSLNHGFVSYGEKGSNLLNSLNVIQHKNSKYNLGSLHFKFNYARFEINIKQSEGNAKTNIKGMQITKKDEQISTYTKVFFNGPNGFLDQINKSLADDKSHAIFEGSIIVPKIAQKTDASQLSRNLLLSDLAQIDTKPQLEIIADDVKCKHGATISQLNEEELFYMRTRGITLAEASKLQLSSYFQEIISFIPVSKDRWDLLDKLLNEN
- a CDS encoding SufS family cysteine desulfurase; this encodes METIQNFPEITKKDFPLLNKNLKNNEHIIYLDHAATTQKPIQVLKKIDEFYRNFNANVHRGAHQLSAKATEEFENARYLISKYIKSNSPKEIIFTRNATEAINLAARSWGESSLKENDEILLSIMEHHSNIVPWQMVAAKNKCKLKFIGIDKNGKLDIEDFKSKLTSRTKLVSLVHVSNTLGCCNPIKEITKFAKQKGSLVLIDACQSLAHQKLDVIDLDIDFLAGSGHKLCGPTGIGFLWSRKEILEKIPPLFGGGEMIQDVFEETSTWAELPHKFEAGTPAIAEAIGLAEAIKYINSIGLDKIHEYEKNITKYLFEKLNQIENIEIIGPSPKIDPDRASLATFYIKNIHSNDIAEILDSKGICIRSGHHCCQPLHRYIGIKSTARISMNFTTNKEEIDMFIEKLKDTIDFLKINS